Genomic segment of Eretmochelys imbricata isolate rEreImb1 chromosome 11, rEreImb1.hap1, whole genome shotgun sequence:
TTGGCCACCACCTCCCTCCAGAACTGGGTGTACTGGCGGTTGCAGAAGCCCAGAGTGATGGGTACCACGGCGGCACTGCTGCTCCCCACGCAGGTGAGGATGAGGAGGGTGTACTTGTCGATGAAGCTGCGGTTCTGGATGGCCAGCACCGAGACGTGCAGGCCGGCCACGTAGGGCACCCAGCACACCAGGAAGATCAGGGAGAGGCTGGCGATGCACTTGGCATGCctcagctccagctgctgctccagctccgaGGGGCCCTGGCCTTGGTTCACGGAGCGCAGCACCTTCTTGATCTCCTGCAGCTGGTGCCTGGCCACCCGCAGCACCCGGATGGACATGAAGGCCATGGCCAGGATGGAGGGGATGAGGAAGCCGTAGATCTCCAGGTAGAGGTAGGCAGTGGGGAAGACCTGGTGGTAGGAGCAGTTggagctgggtccccagtggttCCACCCCAGCACTGGCAGGCAGgcaaagagcagaggcagcacCCAGGtcagcagcaggcagaggggcaccCAGCGATGCACCCAAAAGCAATGGAAGTGCAGCGGGTAGCTGATGCATAAGTACTTCTCGTAGTGCACCACCAGCAGGTTGGCCAGCAAGGCGAGGAAGAGGAAGTTGGGGGCCACGTGGACGAAGAAGCAGATGTGGTATCCCCGGCTATCCTCGAACTGCATCCGAGGGATGAAGGGCAGGGCCGCCCCGGCCAGGAGATCAGCCGACAGCAGGCTGAGAAAGAACCAGCTGGCGGGGCCGTGCAGCTTCCGGTTGCAGAGGATCCCGAGGATGATGAAGAGGTTGGCCAGGATGATGAAGAGCGAGAGTGGGCCCGAGAGCCAGAAGATGAAGCGCATCGGGGAGCTCCCCTGCGCCCCGGCGTGCCCGGAGGAGTTCTCCATCCTCTCGCTCAGCGCTGGCGGCAGGTCGGAACGGGGTCAGCCAGTGCAGCGTGACACGAGCCGGGCGACGCTGCAGACGGGGGCGTGGGGCtcatcctcctctctcccccgGGACAGGCCACAGCCTCCTGCCGGGAAAGAGACCATATTGCAGCGTTATTCTCTGCCTAGACCGCTGGGACAGTGACACGCCCTCGACTGCTCGAGAATCTAACCGGCTCATGAATAAGCAAGACCATTTCCTGTCTAAGCAGCACGAGCCTGCAGCGATGATGACATCGGGCCCAGATGG
This window contains:
- the GPBAR1 gene encoding G-protein coupled bile acid receptor 1; translated protein: MENSSGHAGAQGSSPMRFIFWLSGPLSLFIILANLFIILGILCNRKLHGPASWFFLSLLSADLLAGAALPFIPRMQFEDSRGYHICFFVHVAPNFLFLALLANLLVVHYEKYLCISYPLHFHCFWVHRWVPLCLLLTWVLPLLFACLPVLGWNHWGPSSNCSYHQVFPTAYLYLEIYGFLIPSILAMAFMSIRVLRVARHQLQEIKKVLRSVNQGQGPSELEQQLELRHAKCIASLSLIFLVCWVPYVAGLHVSVLAIQNRSFIDKYTLLILTCVGSSSAAVVPITLGFCNRQYTQFWREVVAKGCAGCRARCCERGEAGCQQGGTSQSGASCLQAEGVAPAPS